The Saccharomonospora glauca K62 genome has a segment encoding these proteins:
- a CDS encoding TlpA family protein disulfide reductase encodes MTRATKWALAVGALALALIVALLPRSESVPPEPETDLGPARERAALAACVPDEGGEAEEFAGVEVHCLGDGSRVRFADALGDGPTLVNVWATWCEPCREELPLLAEYAARPEAVRVVTVQVQSSQEDGLRLLADLGVRLPALHDGEGATGPVRKALRVPAGLPASYVVEDGEARLVTKPRLFTSIDEIVNAVEGTR; translated from the coding sequence TTGACGAGGGCGACGAAGTGGGCACTGGCCGTGGGTGCGCTGGCACTCGCGTTGATCGTCGCGCTGCTGCCCAGGTCGGAGAGCGTTCCACCGGAGCCCGAGACCGATCTCGGGCCCGCCAGGGAGCGGGCGGCGCTCGCGGCGTGTGTTCCGGACGAAGGCGGCGAAGCCGAGGAGTTCGCCGGGGTGGAGGTCCACTGTCTCGGCGACGGCTCGCGGGTGCGGTTCGCCGACGCACTGGGGGACGGACCGACGCTCGTGAACGTGTGGGCCACGTGGTGTGAACCCTGCCGGGAGGAGCTGCCGTTGCTCGCGGAGTACGCCGCCCGGCCGGAGGCCGTCCGCGTCGTGACGGTGCAGGTGCAGAGTTCACAGGAGGACGGCCTTCGACTGCTCGCCGATCTCGGGGTACGGTTGCCCGCGCTCCATGACGGCGAGGGCGCCACGGGCCCGGTACGCAAGGCGCTGCGGGTGCCCGCCGGCCTGCCGGCCTCGTACGTCGTCGAGGACGGCGAGGCGCGGCTCGTGACCAAGCCTCGCCTGTTCACGTCGATCGACGAGATCGTGAACGCGGTGGAGGGAACGCGATGA
- a CDS encoding MFS transporter, with protein MSHSAESGRTTLADYRLALSTRQARLPIIASLLARLPVAMVGIAELLYVQHETGTYATAGLVSASTLVGVAVGSVAQGRLMDRFGPTRPLLVVAALFGITVAALTLAIEAHVSTPVLVVLAIGIGVFEPSCGSASRALWGRLLPSGPALTAAYSYEAISMEVFFILGPGLAGALIAAPWPGTGMVLAASCMILGAVLFALSPAVRAWPPAARTDTTLLGALASPGMRTLALAALGFGMVIGFVEVAVPAAATEAGNTAMGGVLLSVWSVSSVIFGILFSLRPWPRSLELRLPVLLALFGAGVALLAWPSTLWGLASAMLVAGALITPQSTSHSMTIELVAPKNVAAEAFGWVLTAVTLGLALGQSVSGHLVERSGPPLAFLTAAGCAFVLAGIVWWRKATVRAAEPERADRALV; from the coding sequence GTGTCCCACTCTGCTGAGTCCGGTCGCACGACACTCGCCGACTACCGGCTGGCTCTGAGCACCCGGCAGGCTCGCCTCCCCATCATCGCGTCACTGCTGGCCCGACTTCCCGTGGCCATGGTCGGTATCGCCGAGCTGCTCTACGTGCAGCACGAGACCGGCACGTACGCCACGGCGGGCCTGGTCTCCGCCAGCACGCTCGTCGGCGTCGCCGTGGGCTCGGTGGCTCAAGGCAGACTCATGGACCGATTCGGGCCCACTCGACCGTTGCTCGTCGTAGCCGCGCTGTTCGGAATCACCGTGGCGGCTCTGACCTTGGCCATCGAAGCGCACGTGAGCACTCCGGTGCTGGTGGTGCTCGCCATCGGTATCGGCGTCTTCGAACCCTCCTGTGGCTCCGCCTCACGAGCGTTGTGGGGCAGGCTGCTGCCGTCGGGCCCCGCCCTTACCGCCGCCTACTCGTACGAGGCCATCAGCATGGAGGTCTTCTTCATCCTCGGGCCCGGCCTCGCCGGCGCGCTCATCGCCGCCCCGTGGCCCGGCACCGGCATGGTGCTCGCGGCCTCGTGCATGATCCTCGGCGCGGTCCTGTTCGCGCTCAGCCCCGCGGTCCGGGCCTGGCCTCCGGCGGCCCGGACCGACACGACCCTACTGGGAGCGTTGGCCAGCCCCGGCATGCGCACGCTCGCCCTCGCCGCCCTGGGCTTCGGCATGGTCATCGGCTTCGTCGAGGTCGCCGTCCCGGCGGCCGCCACCGAGGCCGGCAACACCGCGATGGGCGGCGTCCTGCTGTCGGTGTGGTCGGTGAGCTCGGTGATCTTCGGGATCCTGTTCAGCCTCCGCCCCTGGCCCAGGTCCCTGGAACTGCGGTTGCCCGTCCTGCTCGCGCTCTTCGGGGCCGGGGTCGCGTTGCTCGCATGGCCGTCGACGCTGTGGGGCCTGGCCTCGGCGATGCTCGTGGCGGGCGCCCTGATCACGCCCCAGTCCACGAGCCATTCGATGACCATCGAACTCGTCGCGCCGAAGAACGTGGCCGCCGAGGCGTTCGGCTGGGTGCTCACGGCCGTCACGCTGGGCCTCGCGCTGGGGCAGTCGGTGAGCGGCCACCTGGTGGAGCGCAGCGGCCCGCCACTCGCGTTCCTCACGGCCGCGGGCTGTGCGTTCGTACTGGCGGGCATCGTGTGGTGGCGGAAGGCGACCGTGCGCGCGGCCGAGCCCGAACGAGCAGACCGCGCGCTCGTCTGA
- a CDS encoding NUDIX hydrolase, translating to MTHSPNVGDELGSFAVPASAVPPLPKEPPATPVTPKDAATVVLVRDAADGPGIEVFLQRRVRSMAFASGMTVFPGGGVDARDADASVGWVGPEPKLWARWFSCSESLARALVCAAVREAFEESGVLLAGTATEVVADTSGYADARAALTAGKLSLAEFLTEAGLVVRADLLRPWANWVTPEQEPRRYDARFFVAALPEGQTADGATTEAESTRWQRPEEAIADAEAGRVALMPPTWHTLAEVGRFSSVAEVLACERTIRRIMPKLVNDGDRIVVEM from the coding sequence GTGACTCACTCCCCGAACGTCGGCGACGAGCTCGGCTCGTTCGCCGTGCCCGCGAGCGCCGTTCCGCCGTTGCCGAAGGAGCCTCCGGCGACCCCCGTCACCCCGAAGGACGCCGCGACCGTCGTCTTAGTCCGGGACGCCGCCGACGGGCCCGGCATCGAGGTGTTCCTGCAACGGCGGGTCAGGAGCATGGCTTTCGCGTCCGGCATGACGGTGTTTCCCGGTGGAGGTGTGGACGCCCGTGACGCCGACGCCTCGGTGGGTTGGGTGGGCCCGGAGCCGAAGCTGTGGGCCCGCTGGTTCTCGTGCTCGGAGTCGTTGGCCAGGGCATTGGTGTGTGCGGCGGTGCGGGAGGCGTTCGAGGAGTCCGGCGTCCTGCTCGCGGGCACGGCCACCGAGGTCGTGGCCGACACCAGTGGCTACGCCGACGCGCGTGCCGCGTTGACGGCCGGGAAGCTGTCGTTGGCCGAGTTCCTCACCGAGGCCGGCCTGGTGGTTCGCGCCGACCTGCTGCGGCCGTGGGCCAACTGGGTCACTCCGGAACAGGAACCACGTCGTTACGACGCGCGGTTCTTCGTCGCGGCGCTTCCGGAGGGCCAGACCGCCGACGGCGCCACGACCGAGGCCGAGTCGACGCGCTGGCAGCGACCCGAGGAGGCCATCGCCGACGCCGAGGCCGGACGTGTGGCGTTGATGCCGCCGACCTGGCACACGCTCGCCGAGGTCGGCCGGTTCTCCTCGGTGGCGGAGGTGCTGGCGTGCGAGCGGACGATTCGCCGGATCATGCCGAAGCTCGTGAACGACGGCGACCGCATCGTGGTGGAGATGTGA
- the nth gene encoding endonuclease III has product MKRCLDVAYPNAHCELNFSTPLELLVAVILSAQCTDERVNQVTPALFARYRTAADYAGADRTELEELIRPTGFFRNKATSLMGLGAALVERHGGEVPGKLDDLVKLPGVGRKTANVVLGEAFGVPGITVDTHFGRLVRRWGWTDSEDPVKVEHEIGSLFPRKDWTLLSHRVIFHGRRVCHARKPACGACPLAKDCPSFGAGPTEFDVAAKLVKGAERDHLLELVTRS; this is encoded by the coding sequence ATGAAACGTTGCCTCGATGTGGCCTACCCAAACGCACACTGCGAACTGAACTTCTCGACGCCACTGGAGCTGCTGGTGGCCGTCATACTGTCCGCGCAGTGCACCGACGAGAGGGTGAACCAGGTCACCCCCGCCCTGTTCGCCCGTTACCGGACCGCGGCCGACTACGCGGGAGCCGACCGTACCGAGTTGGAGGAACTGATCCGCCCCACCGGGTTCTTCCGCAACAAGGCGACCTCCCTGATGGGGCTCGGCGCCGCCCTCGTGGAACGGCACGGCGGCGAGGTGCCCGGCAAGCTCGACGACCTCGTGAAGCTCCCAGGGGTGGGACGCAAGACGGCCAACGTGGTGCTCGGCGAGGCGTTCGGGGTTCCGGGCATCACTGTGGACACGCACTTCGGCCGGCTCGTGCGACGCTGGGGCTGGACCGACAGCGAGGACCCGGTGAAGGTCGAGCACGAGATCGGCTCGCTGTTCCCGCGCAAGGACTGGACCCTGCTGTCACATCGCGTGATCTTCCACGGACGCCGGGTGTGTCACGCGCGCAAGCCCGCGTGCGGCGCGTGCCCGTTGGCCAAGGACTGCCCGTCCTTCGGTGCGGGGCCCACCGAGTTCGACGTCGCGGCGAAGCTCGTGAAGGGAGCCGAGCGCGATCACCTGTTGGAGCTGGTGACACGATCTTGA
- a CDS encoding NUDIX hydrolase, which produces MSGPLVPVTEAPDFLRPLVEASAKVDSTTFTRITVPPRTDARRASVLMLFGEKTDGPDVLLLRRADTLGSHAGQVAFPGGGAEDGEGPVATALREAEEETGVEPAGVRPVAVFPELYVPVSKFAVTPVLAHWHSPSPVRPVDPAETAAVARVPISELADPANRFSVRLRSSGWRGPAFTVRGLFVWGFTAGLLSTLLDLGGWAEEWDRDDVRELDVALAEHEARVAGRTDVTGERR; this is translated from the coding sequence ATGAGCGGACCGTTGGTGCCGGTGACCGAGGCACCGGACTTCCTCCGCCCGCTCGTCGAGGCGAGCGCGAAGGTGGACTCGACCACGTTCACGCGTATCACCGTCCCACCGCGCACCGATGCTCGGCGAGCCTCGGTGCTCATGTTGTTCGGCGAGAAGACCGACGGACCCGACGTCCTGCTGCTGCGGAGGGCCGACACGCTCGGCTCCCACGCGGGTCAGGTGGCCTTCCCCGGCGGCGGGGCCGAGGACGGCGAGGGGCCGGTGGCGACCGCGCTTCGAGAGGCGGAGGAGGAGACCGGGGTGGAGCCCGCCGGGGTGCGCCCCGTCGCCGTGTTCCCCGAGCTGTACGTGCCCGTGTCGAAGTTCGCGGTCACGCCGGTGCTCGCGCACTGGCACTCGCCGTCACCCGTGAGGCCCGTCGACCCGGCGGAGACCGCGGCCGTGGCGAGAGTGCCGATCTCGGAACTCGCCGACCCCGCCAACCGTTTCTCGGTCCGGCTGAGGAGTTCGGGCTGGCGCGGCCCCGCCTTCACCGTCCGGGGCCTGTTCGTCTGGGGTTTCACGGCCGGTCTGCTGTCGACGTTGCTGGACCTCGGTGGTTGGGCCGAGGAGTGGGACCGCGACGATGTGCGGGAACTCGACGTGGCACTGGCCGAACACGAGGCGCGCGTGGCCGGCCGGACCGATGTGACGGGAGAAAGACGGTGA
- a CDS encoding Crp/Fnr family transcriptional regulator produces the protein MDETLARAGIFQGVEPAAAEALAQTLETVEFPRGHVIFNEGEPGDKLYIIKSGKVKIGRKSADGRENLFQIMGPSDMFGELSIFDPGPRTSTATTVTEVSAVTMDRPALRQWISTRPEIAEQLLRVVARRLRRTNNMVAELIFTDVPGRVARALLQLAQRFGSQEAGLLRVTHDLTQEEIAQYVGASRETVNKALADFAHRGWLRLEGKSVLILDPERLARRAR, from the coding sequence GTGGACGAGACCCTGGCCCGCGCGGGCATCTTCCAGGGTGTGGAACCGGCGGCAGCCGAGGCGCTCGCGCAGACTCTGGAGACAGTGGAATTTCCCCGTGGCCACGTGATCTTCAACGAGGGCGAGCCGGGGGACAAGCTCTACATCATCAAGTCGGGCAAGGTGAAGATCGGCCGCAAGTCGGCCGACGGTCGGGAGAACCTCTTCCAGATCATGGGCCCGTCCGACATGTTCGGTGAGCTGTCGATCTTCGACCCCGGCCCGCGCACGTCGACCGCGACCACGGTCACCGAAGTGAGCGCGGTCACGATGGATCGCCCGGCATTGCGACAGTGGATCTCGACGCGACCGGAGATCGCCGAGCAGCTCCTCCGCGTCGTCGCGCGTCGGCTCCGGCGCACCAACAACATGGTCGCCGAGCTGATCTTCACCGACGTTCCGGGCCGAGTGGCGCGGGCGCTGCTGCAGCTCGCCCAGCGCTTCGGCAGCCAGGAGGCCGGCCTGCTGCGGGTCACCCACGACCTGACGCAGGAGGAGATCGCCCAGTACGTCGGCGCGTCGCGAGAGACCGTCAACAAGGCCCTCGCCGACTTCGCGCACCGCGGCTGGCTGCGCCTGGAAGGCAAGAGTGTGTTGATCCTCGACCCGGAGCGACTGGCTCGCCGGGCTCGCTGA
- a CDS encoding MBL fold metallo-hydrolase, with the protein MDHPAYGVLRPVSSIATVLLQNNPSTMTLEGTNTWVLRAPGSSGRVVVDPGHALDEHLDALTRLSDVELVLLTHWHPDHSEGAPVLARELDVPVRAFDPKLCHGADPLEDGEVLRAAGLTLKVMHTPGHTDDSVVLLAEDGDRPQVLTGDTVLGRGTTVLTDLGDYLDSLRALHALPPGTLGLPGHGPELTDLTSTVAEHLRHRERRLDQVREALRQLGEDATPRQVVEIVYADVDRALWAPAEESVRAQLEYLATRG; encoded by the coding sequence ATGGATCACCCTGCTTACGGCGTTCTCCGTCCGGTGTCCTCCATCGCGACGGTGTTGTTGCAGAACAACCCGTCGACGATGACGCTCGAAGGCACCAACACCTGGGTCCTGCGGGCACCGGGGAGTTCGGGCCGGGTGGTGGTGGACCCCGGTCACGCGCTCGACGAGCACCTGGACGCGCTGACGCGACTGTCGGACGTGGAACTCGTCCTGCTCACCCACTGGCATCCCGATCACTCCGAGGGGGCGCCGGTGCTCGCGCGGGAGCTGGACGTGCCCGTACGCGCGTTCGACCCGAAGCTGTGCCACGGGGCCGACCCGTTGGAGGACGGCGAGGTGCTTCGGGCCGCGGGGCTGACCTTGAAGGTGATGCACACGCCGGGCCACACCGACGATTCCGTCGTGCTCCTCGCCGAGGACGGGGATCGGCCCCAGGTGTTGACCGGTGACACGGTGCTCGGTCGCGGTACCACCGTGCTCACCGACCTCGGGGACTATCTCGATTCCCTGCGGGCGTTGCACGCCCTGCCGCCGGGGACGTTGGGGTTGCCGGGACACGGGCCCGAGCTGACGGACCTCACGAGCACGGTCGCGGAACACCTCCGCCATCGGGAGCGACGTCTCGACCAGGTGCGGGAGGCGCTCCGGCAGCTGGGTGAGGACGCCACGCCCCGACAGGTGGTGGAGATCGTCTACGCGGACGTCGACCGAGCGTTGTGGGCGCCAGCGGAGGAGAGCGTGCGTGCGCAGCTGGAATACCTGGCCACGCGGGGCTGA